gtatgtttataatttatatatatttgtcataaaaagaaatataattatatatatatatatatattatatatatatataaaatttttaaattataaactattgttattgttaaatttaatttttaattcattaaAAATCAGATTACCAAAGATTTTTTCCATTCTTCaatcataataatagaaatgAGAAGAAGCAAAaaaagcaaaaaaaaaaaatccaTACTGTGTCAAAGGAGCAAACAATTTTGTCCAATTGacaaatatgtatatatataaaatttatatatatatatatatatatatttatttatttatttatttattccttttctttttttttttccttttgGTGTTTTGATAAATAggtaaaaaataaaaaaatatataaaaattatctCTAACATTCGTAAagatttattttatttttttattttttttattttatcaagtttgtaaattttcatttcattaatgaaataataGGAATACAAACGTTTTGTATTTGTTCTTGTTAAGAAGATTTtacaattatatttttttttttaatttattttataaaatataattaagaTTATATCTTctaaaagaaaaaaaaaaaaggaaaaagaaaaattttgTATAATGAAATTTGAAATATCTTTCGCCACTTATTTCAAGTTTCagttattttttttttttttttttttttttttcttgcTTCTTCTCTTTCTTCttgtataatattagtTATCATCATCTTTTTAACGAattaaatacaaaataaatgtatcttactaaaaaaagaaaaaaaaaaaaagtatgttataaatattttcttttttgttaaatAATGCCTTATTCAAAGataatgtttttttaataaaacagaaatattattatatttattcttataaaatGGGTGGAATATATAAGGgtcaaaaaaaaaaaataaataaataaataataataataaataaatacataaataaataaataaataaaatatataaataaaataataataaaataaaaggcataaataattatataatgtatataatatatatatatatatatatatatatatatatattatgtatatattttatatattccaGTATGTTCGcgataaaaaaaaaaaaatatatttaataaataaaaattacaaggaccagaaaaatatatactgcacatatatatatatatatatatatatatataataatacattatttaatataataatttttttgtaaatcCCATTGTATCTTTAATATTGAAATTTAATTTcttatttcttattttttttatattacacattcgtacatatataatatatatataataaaagagaaaataataaaacacgttaatatatatataatataatatattatatatatatatatatatatttatttatttatatattattacgCATTAAACATTTAAAGTACcattttgtattatattttttcttttttaaagttcaagttatattatatatatatatatatatataaaatatatggaataatgaaaaatatcagagtaaatatgatataaaaaagatgtTTACTTTTCttgttattattgtaaACGTATTGGTTTGCATATGTTTCTTAAATACAAAATACCAGATACAACTGGATTATAGTGTACCTAGTACCTTAATCAATTTAGATAGATCTTTAAAATATACGAACATAACTGTAGGAAAAGATTCCTTTCTTTGTATATTAGATAAGTCTGATAGTTTTGATACATGTGAACAATATGATTTATTGAAAAAGGTCGATGATTTTTACCCTAATGGGGTGGACGAAcataaagaaataaataataataataataataaaaagaagaagaattataataataataataattattattattataataattataattatattaataatcAGAATAATCATATCAGCAATAATGGTGACAATcaaattaataatgattattatacaaACTACAATAGGTATGATTATCTGGAAGAACATCTAAATAAAAACTTTCTTCTAAAATATcaagataataataatatgaattataatttatacCTAAAGGAAGAGAACTACGAAATAGAATATCATAATGCACATTACTGGATGAATATCCAAgatgaaaatatacaaGCAAGCTATGTTACACAAAATCTTATTAAAGATGTTggtgataataatacaagTTATAAGAACAGTAATAATAACGGTTGGACTTGTAATAACGTATtgaataaattaaataataaatattccAAAGAATTTAAggaggaaaaaaaaaaaaagaaaaaaaaaaaaaaagataaaaaaaaaaaaaatcattatgattatttttcgaacgaaagaaatgaaaaacttgataaattaaataagGCATTTAATTGTAATTTTAAAAGGTTGtatgattatattttttataaacataaaattaatgcatatcataaatatagaatatataataatattaatgatgatgtattattaaaaaatcatataataaaagggAAAATGTTAAccataaataatacatgtATTGATGCGTTTAATAAtggaaatatattaaaaatatgtttaaataaatctatatcatttataaCAAAAAGATATCATACGAAACATAAAAAACATATCACTATATCTACTTATGCTATAGGAAAAGATTTGTTATTTTCTAATAATACTGTTGTACAATATTATAGTGATGgcaaatatttttttgaagtattatttttatgtggtaataataatttaagaGTTAATAGTTTTGAAAAGCTGtataatgtatattatcCATACATTTTCcaaatatatgaacattTAAATACAACTATTTCTAAactttataatattataataaaaaaattaaaagataatgatgtatatttttttagaTCGTTTTCGAATTATCAATATACAGaagattattataaatcattaaaacaaaaattaatacacaatttaaatttatattatcctgaagctatatatttatatcgTATTACATTAAGTGGATATATGTTTTGTAATTATACAGAGAAAATAAATCCAccaaatttttttcttttaaaaaatctGATGAATAAATGTCATCATTTTATTAGAGAAGATGATACCATGTTTGAAATATGTTTACCATATAGTGttatacaatataaaaaaaatgctTATGGGAAAGAAAAATATCCATTAGTTTTATTAGGATCTTCATATAATTCACTTAATCAAGGTAAACCcttttatgaaaaaatgtATGATATTTTTCCTGTATTAAAATCTAATcatatgatgaaaaaaactatagaatattataataaattgaAAGGAAACCTTTCAACATCTAATTCTATGCCCACACAACAAAATTCGCTATCTTCTACGACTACGaataattcaaatatatcagatgtaaaatatgattattcaaataaaaaaaaaaatttaacTTCACCCCAAATGTTATCATCTCTAGAGGAATTTTCTTTAGCAAATGGATTATCTCCAAATAGTATGGGAACATCAAGTAATATATCACCACAAAATAGTATGACTACACCAAATAATACATCTAATGCAAAAGGAGTATCTTCATCAAATATGGTGTCATCATCAAATACGGTGTCATCATCAAATATGGTGTCGTCATCAAATATGGTGTCATCATCAAATACGTTGTCGTCGTCAAATACATCGTCGTCGTCAAATACGTTGTCGTCATCAAATACGTTGTCGTCGTCAAATACATTGTCGTCTTCAAATACATTGTCGTCGTCAAATACATTGTCGTCATCAAATACGTTGTCATCAGCACCAAATTTATTCCCACCATCTTTTAATGTGTCTTATACCCCCTTTTACATGACCTCCCTTTCTGCTTACTTTTCTTCATCAGCACACCGTATGCCATATGTAAGTTCGTATATAATGGATAAACCACTGGAGGTACTAAAATATGGAAATAGTAGTTTTTATAAAACGTTGGCTTTTGATTTAAAGGGAGGAAAATGTATAGATTCCTTAGACGAAGTTCATGATTATGTAACgacaatatattttgacTGTTCTTTAAATTACAAAAGCGGAACTCAAACGAAAGTTGTTAATGTATTCCAATCAACGGAATGTCATTATTATGTGCATATAACTTCACCTTATGTCTGCGCTCATCCACTGTTACATATGCCAATGAAATCAGAAAATGAGACAGTAAAATGTTTTAGGAATATATATGCAGCAAGTTCACAGCTTCAGGATAAGTGGGCGAGTAATACgtttaataatattatgtataatcAATATGATAGTATGCCTAATATTATAAGtagtaatattataagtaataacaataataataataataataataataataataatgtgaataatTTTGGTAATATTAGTAATAAATGGAATGACCCGAATATATCATCTTATAAAAATCATAATGAATATACATTAcctaattttttttttaataaagaagatatattaaagaatGACGATTTTATTAgtaatgatgataaaataaatttattggaatattatcttttacaaaataaaatatttaagaataaaaatttcCTTTCCTTTGAAGCTATACCAAAAGATACAGAAATCATATTTGGAAAGAAATATCATTTTGGTTTAGGAAATTATGTAAGGAAACGAATTTATAAATCTATTCCCATATTCCATATAGGAAATGTTGTAAGACACAAATACTGGAATTATCAAGCTGTAGTTGTTAGTTGGGATTATTCATGTTTTGCTCCAAGTgaatggaaaaaaaaatcctTTTCAGAATATCCCCCTGAATTTCAAAACACAGTTCATTATCTTCTcttaataaataacaagaagaaaaaaaatcaGAATGTATTTTGTTATACTAAGGAtccaaaaaataaaaagaattgTAACAAAGGTAATAAGGAggataaaaatgtaaacaCAAACGAAAATGTAAATGTAAATGTAAACGAAAATGTAAATGTAAATGTAAatgttaatattaatgttaATGTGAATGGTGGTGATTATAAAGATCATTTTAATCAACatgataaaaatagaaataataaaaacaaaatggaTTATGGTCCTAATGATAaattaacatataataaaaattatgaaaaaaaaaaagaaaaaaaagaaaatgatacTAATCAAACTGATGAAGAAGTTTTCCATTTTGCTTATGTACCAGAATCAAGTTTAATTTATGGTGatgaaattatatataatgaatacttatatgaattttttgaaaaatataataattcctttcatttttatattcctaaaaaaaaacatatcATATGGAAACTATTCCCATATGacttttttaatttaatcTTTTGAATATTAGTTCACatgaacaaaattattgaatttgataaaaaaaaaaaaaaaaaaaaaaaaaaaaaaaaaaaaatatatatatatatattatatatatatgtaaaatttattatatatacatttctttctcatttttattttattttattttatttttttgttcacatatatatatattatatatgtgtgtaatttttttatttgtgttttttataaaatatatatatttcattttgtacaaaaaaattacaaataCATTTGAAAACGTCcttgttttaaaaaaaaacaaaatggacatataaataaataaatatatatatatatatatatatacatattatataatatctttaattttattttggTCATGCAATTCTTGCAACTTGTCTATGCCACCTATAAATTTATGATTAACATATAATTGAGGAAATGTAGGCCAGTTcgaatatatttttaaagcATTTCTTAGTTCTTGATTATCTAAAATATTGACGGTATGAATTTGTTTTactttatttaattttagAATATGAATAGCTTGTTTACTATATTTACAATAAGGATTTAAAGCTGTGCCtttcataaataaaacaacattatatttttttaaaatattttcaataatatttattatatcttcacttaatattatattctcTTCTACTCTTTCGGATTCACCATGTTCATcttttatacatttatcattatcatttttattttttacatgtTCATGCTCCTCAACAAAGGATAACAAAACGTTTGATGAATTGAACTCAACCTCTTCCTCCTCACcatttgtaataatattttcatttttactttctttatataattcatcaaaataatttattaattcattattatcgATGTGtacattattttgatttattttattgttaaATAATTCATTGTGGTACctatcataatttttttttcctccTTCTTCTTTTGGATCCTGGGGAATTTCACAGGATGttaagaatattatattttttaattttatgaaatctttattatggtacaaatttttattatctgaacttttttcttttttaaaaagtatGGAATGAATACCCAGAGAAGcacaaatataaattaattttgGCGCTCTTATgtatttattcatttttttttatgttattaaaaaaaaaaaaaaaaaaaaaaaaaaaaaatatatatatatatatatatatttatttatttatatttatatttatttatttattcatttatttgaaaaaaaatatcaaaattatagaaatataaacacttgacaaattaaaaaaaaataaataaataaataaatatatatatatatatatatatatatatatatttttttttttttttcatcaatatttacaacacacacacatatatatatatatatatatttatttatttatttatttatttatttatttattcatcCTTGTAGTGgcatatatacatatggTACACATTTATTAATACCGTTAAGTCTTTTTACAAGTATTTGAAAGAGCGGGTATGTGTAAAAGTTAGGATTATTTTCCTATAATTATAAAGTACatgtattattaaaataatgttCATTCCTTTTTTTGATTAGCCTTGAACAATAATTCAAATGTTGAAATGTGGAGAATTGTTTGTGTAGCTACTAAGGAATAGTTTGgttttaaattatatttttgtaaaatattcataacTCTTTCATGGGCTACATTTAAATCAATATGATTAGTTACAAGGAATTTAATAAAAGGctcattatttatatatacgtcttttaaattttttacaGGTAAAGAAGAAATTTGAAAGCTTAAAATGATGctatcattatttttctttaaaatatctaatttatttttattgtatgatattattttaaatggACAAGGCATATATCtccatattttataattaatttttatattattataattaataacAGAGCAATTTAAACCATTTAACTTATTTgtatctatatttttataatttgaaTTAATATTGGAATTTTGCacatcattattatttttcatattattatttatataattatttaaatattctttatcatcttcattttttaatatatccatggaattattcatatcattataatctatttttaaatcatttttattatattttaataaattatccatatgtacatttttctcttctcctttttcttttattataaatggaataattatttcaataaattttttatcattatattttatctccttattatttttattttttttataatttaaaaacaaatcTGATTTTTCAACATTAgttatattatcatttattagATCTTTCTCTTCTCTTATAGTAAATTGCGTCTCTATAAAAGGTAAACACAAAACATCTGTATTGGTAGATAACCAAAAATCTAAATGTTCGTAATAAGATAAAACAGAATTAAAAACTAATGAAGAAAATTCACAAATCTTctttttatcattaattACTTCATTcaatatacaaaaaaaaacatcTACATCTTGTAACTTTAATCTTAATAACCATattctaatatatttatatattatattcaatGAGCAATTTATTTcacatttttcttttaaaatattatctttatataaaatgaaaagtTTTCTTGAATACACCTCACCATCAcaattcattttattatcatcaccaattattttattatcatcaccatttattttattatcatcaccatttttattatcatcaccattttgattatcatcaccattttgattatcatcacaatttttattatcatcaccatttttattatcatcaccatttttattatcatcaccattcattttattatcatcacaatttttttttttttttttttgaagaCAGTAAAACCAAGCATCCTCCTCATCAACCTCTTCGCCCACATTTTCAAAGTATAAGCTAATTCCATGTGTCAAATAATGTATTTGAGAAACccatatattattagatatataattaataatatgctcaaaatttataagctccttttctttttgatcctcttttaaataatatatatattgttgTGCAGTAtccattttattattcttataattattatcacaattattaattttctttACCTTCTTATAGTACgattttatatcattaaaatCATCAAATTTTAAActtcttaaaaaaaaagctTTTTTTATCAACTTTCTATTAACAAAATACTTATTTTGTGCTGTTTGaaaaaacattatataattattaaaactATAAGAGTTTATAAGATATTTCCATCTTTCCTTATGTATGTTATTCAAAGTAAGTGTACTATTTATTAATgaatatgtatacatattacCATTCTCATTTcttgtatttatattatgttgTTCTTCATTTTGCGTAgatgttttttttttttgatttatctctattatattattattattattattattattattatctgTTACTTGTATAAACTCACTATCAAGTTTTCCATCttcatttgtttttaattttttatacctCAAATCTTTTATGTTTTCTTCCTTATTATCTTCgacatttattatatttatacaattattatcatcattaaaaatatcatCCATATTATTGTGAAAAGTTTCATATTTTCTCTTGGCATGATTTATCTTTCGATCATTGTGTAACCTTTCTGTATATAATGTTCtaacattatatatgttcCATATAAgatgtatataaatatggtCATTCTGATTATCACTGTCatcgttttttttttttgttgttgttgtggtattattttcatctgtattcatatttttcacCTCAGGATTCGGTTGATTATCCCAAAACTTATTCTTCTTTCTAGCAGTGATATATTGAAATACGttacatatatttctatCATTTCTTAAGTGAATATCTGTGTAATCATTTTTTAGTCGACCTATTAATGTTAACCACACTCCTAGGGTCCTTAAAAATTCAAATACATTGTATAATACGGTAGGAAGAAAATATGgagagaaaaaaaatacttCTGATGATATTATCttgtttttcatttttaatatatactttatATTTGAAATAAACATCTCATATTCTTCAAAAACTCTCAAATCATTTGTTGAAAATATTTCCTCATCAAATTTGGTAAGCAACTTTTTAACGGAAGAAGACCAAAAATAACgttcttcatttttattttttcttttatttaaatcGGATAtcttatcattataattttgtgacacattattattggttatattaaaatttattagaTTACAATagtttaaaaataaataaataaataaatctTCTTCATCCATATTATCAATAAATACATTTGGATTATTCAATGATGTATATGTTTCAAGAGAAAAAGATGATAACAAATCATCTGGTCTTATTTTGCCATCCCTTTCTAATACTCCTTTTGAATGATCTCTTTGGATATTCAAAAATGAGCcattataattttgttctttACTTCTGGGAAGATGgtcatatttaaaatttttaaaaaaataatttttttttttgaagtTCACATCATTTctaacatttttattattataacaagTTAAATATggtattataataatttggGAATAGTATTCAGGatgtaataaaatacataaacataaattattattattattattattattatatatatatatatctttacataacaaatttattgtaaataaattttcatattgTATATCGAATAAGATGGAAGGATccataatatttaaaaaatgtatttttcttaaatgttcatttgttttatttattaaaatataaaaattataatggAATTCATATGTTAaacatattaattttaataaattatatatacttttcttcttttctaaatataaatataaattatttttttctttaataaaaatgttatttATACAATCAATTGgattattaaaagatatgtcaataaataataaattcttTAAAATGTCATTAAAGGTAGTAAAAGTGGTTGTCATATCATGtctatttttttgtttaaatgtattatggttattatttaatattcCTTCTTTTTGTATCATTTCATTGCTTTTAAGcaattcattttttatattattattattattattgtcatattgattattcaaaaaatttaaaCTTATGGAACATGTTATATCCTTATTATAATCAGAATAATAGACAATATCAATATTTGATATATGACTATTTCTTACGACAAAATTAGAACACagtattttattttctaaataaTAAAGCTCGTTTGAAAAATCGAAAATATAACaactttttataatacatgaaaatatatctaaaatatttaattttgtactttcatcatttaataatatatacattttttttattaaaacccaattatttattttaccTTCATTCGATGTTATTGTATTATTTGATGTGTCCTGTTCATTCTTCTCGTCATCAAACATATTTGAacatatatctttattCATCACATTCGTGTCTATGATttcattcatttttattttattctcATTGTCAAgtaatttattttgatctatcatacatatagtattcatatcatcatttttttttccattgtcatgtaatttattttgatctatcatacatatagtattcatatcatcatttttttttccattgtcatgtaatttattttgatctatcatacatatagtattcatatcatcatttttttttccattgtcatatatatttttttttttttttttcttttcaagtttcatatttataactaaacatttatgatatataaataactccctattttttatcacatccaaattatttattttcatatatcttttttcttttattggtattttaaaaaaaacagaACCAGTACTATGgatttttattaaaaggTAAATCATcaattcattatttttacctTCCTTATTCATGTCCTGCTCATTCTTCATAGCATACTTTTCATTGAATGatgtatataaatgtaaaatataattattgaTATAGTTTTCTGGATATCCATAATAATTTGcatttttccttttatttatataatattgtaaaTCTAAGGCacattttttcttttgtttaACGAAATTAAGATAATTTGGTTCATCAAAGAATTGGTATATATAACAAggtttattattatgacTATTGCAAGGTTTATTAGTATGACCATTCCAAGGTTTATTAGTATGATCATCCCCATGAAcattactattattatcattaataataatattctcTACATATCTTTTCTCTTCAGCCTTTTCCATATTAGTTCCTCTCAAATTCttcatttcatttttttttttcttcttcttcttccCATTCATCATTATATGCGTAGAAAAATCGAAGCCATCCGAAAATAAGGGACAGTAAAAATTaacttttaatatattatataaattaataaacatattagaattattatcaatCACATCTTTCAAACTgtcaaaatataaatgtatgtGTGTggaaagaaaatattttttatgaattaAGGGTATTATAAaactattattttttttaaatgtacTATTCATATCTTCTTCATATGTACCTCCTCCATTTTGCGTTTCcatacttttttttttcatattttcaaatgtaataataatatatgtacaaaatatatagcctctttctattaataaacataataataagggcgtattcttatttacatatatggtaaaataaaagacggatacaaaatttttttgataacAACAATTCTTTTTATCATCTATAGTATTTTCTGGAAAAATGCCTTTactattataattatctttttcattcatattatcatcatgtttattcatattatcatcatgtttattcatattatc
The window above is part of the Plasmodium reichenowi strain SY57 chromosome 7, whole genome shotgun sequence genome. Proteins encoded here:
- a CDS encoding Cg2 protein, which translates into the protein MMESDEHDEYKDYKCVSYGLLLKKIAKRAINDWFFFCERVDNDSGENFDYLRSALIQYCRHMRECFLKILELDKFRERYKEMNDLIKYILESKQTYEELKTKYNYDIYLTKLKTIPLQINENNILCAIDILATKRYTRFPLLFKEILKNPNECFLPTLNKYQMNILKKRIIDGFLINYYISNIPKKKVDFIFSRGILDLEIINEVRISLISDFLNVKILDVDILFLDTMNLGKSHNLILSNLINYHLLQKQQQCYSNYITSQEEINEKIEGAKMFEGDLPPCADVNEDQHVYDKMSDEKYNGSNKSYGINKSYGINKSYGSNKSYGSNKSYGNNKSYGNNNSYDSDDSHDSDDSYDSDDSHDSDNSHHGNDKNNDLDNFINNILKKETKKERGSYQKNGSIEKHYLQNVSTKKAQLQLSDIFYEIYKISHFYCSIQILEFYKGCINQYNSYNYKKKKIQLYKLFKNNNIEYTPSCYNYTLNDDDGILHLDIQLYDMDLTDSIIYTYFKKKKKNASIFINEKNKNKIILKFILNNLNGNIQVFMWPFSYFSNKKKKKKNIIFKNILSYYEYVICYFMKKKIKNILSYNPYYIHIESWYNKIGYCIVFFLFSILKIFCTCDDDTTLLISRKHVYYLSDSLEKSEYAYKTGVINIHDLLLDYFFDLHFIKDELKCQDINGNIKFDQMDDSVKNGPMDDSVKNDQMDDHVKNGPMDDSVKNDQMDDHVQNDQMDDHVQNDQMDDHVQNDRMDDHVQNDQMDDHTNYQQNKNISNLLSLIKLKKENENSYILRYTFYNQKIDLFINMINEKLVFKCHWDSDIFINMISLSYNLKLIIYILYLLKYYSSYIYIYNFLKERFQVRPGKIENFVFNKKDLYPNVFFHKLMLYYFLKKSDYSSNLVITKFLEEFFSYIDFYFYMYSGQENNLERQLKRELKKGEIINRIVNDQGGNMNDQGGNMNKHDDNMNDQGDNMNNHDDNMNNHDDNMNNHDDDMNKHDDNMNNHDDNMNKHDDNMNKHDDNMNEKDNYNSKGIFPENTIDDKKNCCYQKNFVSVFYFTIYVNKNTPLLLCLLIERGYIFCTYIIITFENMKKKSMETQNGGGTYEEDMNSTFKKNNSFIIPLIHKKYFLSTHIHLYFDSLKDVIDNNSNMFINLYNILKVNFYCPLFSDGFDFSTHIMMNGKKKKKKKNEMKNLRGTNMEKAEEKRYVENIIINDNNSNVHGDDHTNKPWNGHTNKPCNSHNNKPCYIYQFFDEPNYLNFVKQKKKCALDLQYYINKRKNANYYGYPENYINNYILHLYTSFNEKYAMKNEQDMNKEGKNNELMIYLLIKIHSTGSVFFKIPIKEKRYMKINNLDVIKNRELFIYHKCLVINMKLEKKKKKKNIYDNGKKNDDMNTICMIDQNKLHDNGKKNDDMNTICMIDQNKLHDNGKKNDDMNTICMIDQNKLLDNENKIKMNEIIDTNVMNKDICSNMFDDEKNEQDTSNNTITSNEGKINNWVLIKKMYILLNDESTKLNILDIFSCIIKSCYIFDFSNELYYLENKILCSNFVVRNSHISNIDIVYYSDYNKDITCSISLNFLNNQYDNNNNNNIKNELLKSNEMIQKEGILNNNHNTFKQKNRHDMTTTFTTFNDILKNLLFIDISFNNPIDCINNIFIKEKNNLYLYLEKKKSIYNLLKLICLTYEFHYNFYILINKTNEHLRKIHFLNIMDPSILFDIQYENLFTINLLCKDIYIYNNNNNNNNLCLCILLHPEYYSQIIIIPYLTCYNNKNVRNDVNFKKKNYFFKNFKYDHLPRSKEQNYNGSFLNIQRDHSKGVLERDGKIRPDDLLSSFSLETYTSLNNPNVFIDNMDEEDLFIYLFLNYCNLINFNITNNNVSQNYNDKISDLNKRKNKNEERYFWSSSVKKLLTKFDEEIFSTNDLRVFEEYEMFISNIKYILKMKNKIISSEVFFFSPYFLPTVLYNVFEFLRTLGVWLTLIGRLKNDYTDIHLRNDRNICNVFQYITARKKNKFWDNQPNPEVKNMNTDENNTTTTTKKKNDDSDNQNDHIYIHLIWNIYNVRTLYTERLHNDRKINHAKRKYETFHNNMDDIFNDDNNCINIINVEDNKEENIKDLRYKKLKTNEDGKLDSEFIQVTDNNNNNNNNNIIEINQKKKTSTQNEEQHNINTRNENGNMYTYSLINSTLTLNNIHKERWKYLINSYSFNNYIMFFQTAQNKYFVNRKLIKKAFFLRSLKFDDFNDIKSYYKKVKKINNCDNNYKNNKMDTAQQYIYYLKEDQKEKELINFEHIINYISNNIWVSQIHYLTHGISLYFENVGEEVDEEDAWFYCLQKKKKKNCDDNKMNGDDNKNGDDNKNGDDNKNCDDNQNGDDNQNGDDNKNGDDNKINGDDNKIIGDDNKMNCDGEVYSRKLFILYKDNILKEKCEINCSLNIIYKYIRIWLLRLKLQDVDVFFCILNEVINDKKKICEFSSLVFNSVLSYYEHLDFWLSTNTDVLCLPFIETQFTIREEKDLINDNITNVEKSDLFLNYKKNKNNKEIKYNDKKFIEIIIPFIIKEKGEEKNVHMDNLLKYNKNDLKIDYNDMNNSMDILKNEDDKEYLNNYINNNMKNNNDVQNSNINSNYKNIDTNKLNGLNCSVINYNNIKINYKIWRYMPCPFKIISYNKNKLDILKKNNDSIILSFQISSLPVKNLKDVYINNEPFIKFLVTNHIDLNVAHERVMNILQKYNLKPNYSLVATQTILHISTFELLFKANQKKE